A window from Citrus sinensis cultivar Valencia sweet orange chromosome 3, DVS_A1.0, whole genome shotgun sequence encodes these proteins:
- the LOC102608917 gene encoding piezo-type mechanosensitive ion channel homolog isoform X2, with protein MGSFLIGFVLPLLLLTAALVNWSLISLVDLIAFLLFQFVAPKIGFRFRGRLLLLWPVIIFSTFVIVCQVVYLVIWACKGYKWNLVDAWWMKLIGFMIVKSWKSPSVVYFLVGQLLALFVALIDIYGNNFGLDPWRDSCWGHFLTVVDHLGSHLRVASCLLLPAIQLVVGISHPSWVFLPFFIGSCAGVVDWSLTSNFLGLFRWWRLLQLYACFNIILLYVYQLPVNFPSMFQWMADFVGLFKVSSNTEWPEICAGFSLILFYIMLSSIQCDLEEMDVIVSSRESSMTEHLLPSKHSFFIRESRSGVRHSNVLLRGAVFRTFSINFFTYGFPVSLFALSFWSFHFASICAFGLLAYVGYILYAFPSLFHLHRLNGLLLVFILLWAVSTYIFNVAFSFLNWKLWKDMEIWEMVGLWHYPIPGFFLLAQFCLGVLVALGNLVNNSVFVYLSGEDGRSSSETSTVEVREETKVLIVATIAWGLRKCSRAIMLALIGLLAMKPGFIHAIYMIFFLIYLLSHNVSRKIRESLILLCEAHFALLYLLRIDLISNALRQKDSLSMEILSQLGLLNHDSSWDFLEIALLACFCAIHNHGFQTLFSFSAIVQHTSSPPVGFSILKAGLNKSVLLSVYSASTAKYSHDNSSYERRIASFLSAIGQKILSMYRSCGTYIAFLTILLTVYMVRPNYISFGYIFLLLVWIIGRQLVEKSKRRLWFPLKLYAITVFVFSYSLSCFSSFELWLSRLIDLYFYLDYDSEASLLENVWESIAVLIVMQLYSYERRQSRHYRQDDPNLLDSGLLGFIKRFLVCHSQKILFLAVFYASLSPISALGLVYLLGLVICSTLPKASRIPSKSFLVYTGFLVTIEYLFQMWGKQAGMFPGQKHSDLSLFLGLRVYEPSFWGIELGLRGKVMVIVACTLQYNIFRWLEKTPSSSLNKGKWEEPCPLFVSSEDAFINGPHPNEEDKLLSDSGTRSMKREVAASNSWPSFTSVLTQTPNSVSSKRGESEASSTRKFSFGYFWGGAKESHKWNKKRILTLRKERFETQKTLLKIYLKFWMENLFNLFGLEINMIVLLLASFALLNAISLLYTALLAACVLLNWHFIRKLWPMFVFLFATILILEYLALWKNMSLNQHNPSENNVRCHDCSRSSAQHFQYCGNCWLGLVVDDPRTLISYFAVFMLACFKLRADLLSSFSGSSTYRQMMSQRKNTFVLRDLSFETKSMWTFLDYLKLYCYCHLLDLVLVLILITGTLEYDILHLGYLAFALTFFRMRLEILKKKNKIFKFLRIYNFVLIILSLAYQSPFVGEFSAGKCETIDYIFEMIGFYKYDYGFRITARSALVEIIIFMLVSLQSYMFSSQEFDYVSRYLEAEQIGAVVCEQERKAAWKTAQLQHIRESEEKIRQRNMQVEKMKSEMLNLQTQLHSMNSIANCNTTSPDTEGLRRRNTPLTSNWESRTPDKGEGLIRKQEQIIKEELQFPLEVHEFPAVVHMDNLMGVVSPKDSVGSPPCEINEIELDVADSADFDSNRSIKAKENPLKSAVQLLGDGVSQVQSIGNQAVNNLVSFLNITPEDSDMNELSSAEDEAYDEMESQKKRYVSLDRSYSLQSDKSSDATSLQIGRIFRYIWSQMRSNNDVVCYCCFVLVFIWNFSLLSMVYLAALFLYALCVHTGPSSIFWIIMLIYTEMYILVQYLYQIIIQHCGLSIDSDLLQALGFPDPAHKITSSFVVNAVPLFLVYFFTLLQSSITAKDSEWMPSTDFISRRRDALYRKEVLVNYSWSKKAQELLQQMINMVKLIIRRFFRYWKSLTRGAESPPYFVQLSMDVNLWPEDGIQPEKIESGINQVLKIVHDERCKEKNPSDCPFASRVNIQSIERSQEKPNIALVVLEVVYASPLTGCASAEWYKSLTPAADVAKEIRKAQSLGLFEQLRFPYPLLSIIGGGKREIDLYAYIFGADLTVFFLVAIFYQSIIKHNSELLDVYQLEDQFPKEFVFILMIIFFLIVLDRIIYLCSFAVGKVIFYLFNLILFTYSVIEYAWNMEASHQRAGEFALRAIFLAKAVSLSLQAIQIRYGIPHKSTLYRQFLTSEVSRINYFGYRLYRALPFLYELRCVLDWSCTSTSLTMYDWLKLEDINASLYLVKCDAVLNRAKNKQGEKQTIMTKCCNGICLFFVLICVIWAPMLMYSSGNPTNIANPIKDASVQIDINTRGGKLTLYHTTLCEKIPWDVLDSDVNLGQGFLETYNTHDIQLICCQPDASVLWLVPGLVQTRFIHSLGWHMGMDIRFTWVLTRDRPKGKEVVKYENHVDPLDLPKPSDVISVLNGSTNSFRVKNIYPRYFRVTASGDVRPFEQEVYAVSADLVMNRADSEWWSFHNINASDIKGCEGLSGPMAIIVSEETPPQGILGDTLSKFSIWGLYITFVLAVGRFIRLQCSDLRMRIPFENLPSCDRLIAICEDIYSARAEGEHEVEEVLYWTLVKIYRSPHMLLEFTKPD; from the exons ATGGGGAGTTTTCTTATTGGATTTGTGTTGCCTTTGCTACTTTTAACAG CTGCTTTAGTCAATTGGAGCTTGATCTCTCTTGTTGATTTGAtagcttttcttctttttcaatttgtcGCACCAAAGATAG GTTTTCGCTTCCGAGGGAGACTTTTGTTGTTGTGGCCTGTCATTATCTTTTCAACATTTGTAATTGTTTGTCAAGTTGTATATCTTGTTATATGGGCTTGTAAGGGTTACAAATGGAATCTAGTTGATGCTTGGTGGATGAAGCTAATTGGTTTTATGAT AGTGAAGTCCTGGAAATCCCCATCAgttgtatattttttagttgGACAACTACTTGCTCTTTTTGTAGCTTTGATTGATATATATGGGAACAATTTTGGTCTGGATCCGTGGCGAGATTCCTGTTGGGGTCATTTCTTAACGGTTGTTGATCATCTAG GTTCTCATCTTAGGGTTGCTTCCTGTTTGCTGTTGCCTGCTATTCAGCTGGTTGTGGGGATTAGCCATCCTTCATGggtttttcttccattttttatCGGCAGCTGTGCTGGTGTAGTAGATTGGTCTTTGACCAGCAATTTTCTGGGACTTTTCAG GTGGTGGAGGCTGCTTCAGCTGTATGCCTGCTTTAACATCATCCTGCTTTATGTCTATCAGCTCCCAGTAAATTTCCCAAGCATGTTTCAATGGATGGCTGATTTTGTTGGTCTGTTTAAAGTGTCTTCAAATACTGAGTGGCCTGAAATTTGCGCTGGTTTTTCTCTTATACTTTTCTACATCATG CTTTCTAGCATTCAATGTGATTTGGAGGAAATGGATGTTATTGTGTCCTCGAGAGAAAGTAGCATGACAGAGCATCTACTGCCCTCAaaacattcatttttcataCGTGAATCAAG ATCTGGCGTGAGGCATTCAAATGTTTTGTTAAGgggagcagtttttcgaacaTTTAGCATCAACTTCTTCACTTATGGTTTTCCG GTCTCACTGTTTGCTCTTTCTTTTTGGAGCTTCCATTTTGCAAGTATATGTGCATTTGGACTTCTTGCTTATGTTGGCTATATTTTATATGCCTTCCCTTCTTTATTCCACTTGCACCGGTTAAATGGACTGCTGCTTGTCTTTATTCTCTTGTGGGCTGTTAGCACATATATCTTCAACGtagcattttctttcttgaatTGGAAGCTTTGGAAG GACATGGAAATCTGGGAGATGGTTGGGCTGTGGCATTATCCCATTCCTGGGTTCTTCCTGCTTGCTCAGTTCTGCCTTGGGGTTTTGGTTGCTTTAGGTAATCTCGTGAACAACTCTGTTTTTGTCTACTTGTCTGGTGAGGATGGGCGATCTTCCAGTGAAACCTCAACAGTAGAAG TGAGAGAAGAGACCAAGGTATTGATTGTGGCCACGATTGCCTGGGGATTGCGCAAATGTTCTCGGGCAATCATGCTTGCACTCATAGGCCTCCTTGCCATGAAGCCTGGTTTCATACATGCTATATATA TGATATTCTTTCTGATATATCTTTTAAGCCACAACGTCAGCAGAAAGATACGCGAGTCTTTGATTCTTCTATGTGAAGCTCATTTTGCACTCTTGTACCTTCTTCGGATTGATTTGATCTCTAATGCTTTGCGGCAAAAAGACTCTTTAAGTATGGAAATTCTATCACAGCTTG GTCTCTTGAATCATGACAGCTCCTGGGATTTCTTAGAAATAGCTTTGCTTGCTTGTTTCTGTGCAATTCACAACCATGGTTTTCAAACGCTATTTTCATTCTCGGCCATCGTGCAGCATACGTCTAGCCCTCCAGTTGGATTTAGCATATTAAAGGCTGGTCTGAACAAGTCAGTCCTCTTGTCAGTGTACTCAGCCTCAACTGCAAAATACAGTCATGATAATTCCTCTTAtg AGAGAAGGATAGCATCGTTCCTTAGTGCAATTGGGCAGAAGATTTTATCTATGTACCGATCATGCGGAACCTACATTGCTTTTCTCACTATTCTCCTCACAGTATACATGGTGAGACCCAATTATATATCATTTGGGTACATTTTCCTTCTGCTTGTGTGGATAATTGGAAGACAACTTGTTGAGAAATCAAAAAGACGCTTATGGtttccattaaaattatatgctaTCACGGTGTTTGTCTTCTCTTATAGCTTGAGCTGTTTCTCCAGCTTTGAGCTGTGGTTATCCAGGTTGATAGATCTGTATTTTTACTTGGATTACGATTCAGAAGCATCATTGCTGGAAAATGTTTGGGAATCTATAGCAGTCTTGATTGTGATGCAACTTTATAGCTATGAGAGGAGACAAAGCAGGCACTACAGGCAAGATGATCCCAATCTCTTGGATTCTGGGTTACTAGGTTTCATCAAACGGTTTCTAGTTTGTCACAGCCAGAAGATCTTGTTTTTGGCAGTGTTCTATGCCTCTTTATCTCCAATTAGTGCATTGGGTCTTGTTTATCTACTTGGACTTGTCATCTGTTCAACTTTACCTAAAGCTTCCCGGATCCCATCCAAATCATTCTTAGTTTACACAGGATTTCTAGTGACAATTGAGTATCTCTTTCAGATGTGGGGCAAGCAAGCCGGAATGTTTCCAGGGCAAAAGCACTCTGATTTGTCTCTTTTTTTGGGCTTGCGAGTATATGAGCCCAGTTTTTGGGGCATAGAATTGGGCTTGAGGGGAAAAGTGATGGTGATTGTTGCCTGTACTCTGCAGTACAATATCTTCCGTTGGTTGGAGAAGACTCCAAGTAGTAGTTTAAACAAAGGTAAGTGGGAAGAGCCTTGTCCATTGTTTGTGTCATCCGAAGATGCCTTTATTAATGGCCCCCATCCTAATGAGGAAGATAAGCTGTTGTCAGATTCAGGCACGCGCTCTATGAAACGAGAGGTGGCTGCAAGCAATTCTTGGCCTTCTTTCACTTCTGTTCTGACTCAAACACCTAATTCTGTGTCCTCTAAAAGAGGAGAGTCTGAGGCTAGTAGCactagaaaattttcatttggaTATTTCTGGGGAGGCGCCAAGGAGAGCCATAAGTGGAACAAGAAGCGGATCCTTACATTGAGAAAGGAGAGATTTGAAACACAAAAGACActcttgaaaatatatttgaagttttggatggaaaatttgtttaatcttTTTGGTCTCGAGATTAACATGATTGTGCTGCTTCTTGCCAGTTTTGCTCTGTTGAATGCCATTTCTTTGCTGTACACCGCACTGCTTGCTGCTTGTGTTCTTCTGAATTGGCATTTTATACGTAAATTGTGGCCTATGTTTGTCTTCTTATTTGCTACCATTCTAATCCTGGAGTACTTAGCCTTATGGAAGAATATGTCTCTAAATCAACATAATCCTAGTGAAAATAATGTACGTTGCCATGACTGCTCAAGAAGCTCAGCTCAACATTTCCAATACTGCGGGAATTGTTGGTTAG GACTAGTGGTTGATGATCCCCGGACGCTTATAAGCTATTTTGCAGTCTTCATGCTTGCTTGTTTCAAACTTCGTGCCGATCTATTGTCCAGCTTCTCTGGGTCCTCAACGTATCGTCAAATGATGTCCCAACGTAAAAACACATTTGTTTTGAGAGATCTTTCTTTTGAAACTAAAAGCATGTGGACCTTTCTCGACTATCTGAAGCTTTACTGTTATTGCCATCTACTGGACCTTGTGCTTGTACTGATTTTGATTACTGGTACCCTGGAGTATGACATTCTGCACCTTGGCTATCTTGCTTTTGCCCTTACATTCTTTCGGATGAGACTAGAAAtactaaagaaaaagaacaaaatattcAAGTTCTTGCGCATATACAATTTTGTCCTTATTATTCTTTCTCTTGCGTATCAATCTCCATTTGTAGGGGAATTCAGTGCAGGGAAGTGTGAGACAATAGACTATATCTTTGAGATGATTGGATTTTATAAGTATGACTATGGGTTTCGGATTACTGCAAGATCTGCACTTGTTgagattattatatttatgttgGTATCACTTCAGTCATATATGTTTTCCTCCCAGGAATTTGATTATGTCTCGCGATATCTTGAGGCAGAGCAAATTGGTGCCGTTGTGTGTGAACAAGAAAGGAAAGCTGCCTGGAAAACTGCACAATTACAACATATTCGTGAGTCTGAAGAGAAGATACGCCAACGTAACATGCAAGTGGAAAAGATGAAATCTGAGATGCTCAATTTGCAGACACAACTTCACAGCATGAACTCCATTGCTAATTGCAATACCACTTCACCGGACACTGAAGGCCTAAGAAGGAGGAATACTCCTCTTACTTCAAATTGGGAATCAAGGACCCCTGATAAAGGGGAAGGTTTAATTAGGAAGCAAGAGCAGATTATAAAAGAGGAATTACAATTTCCTTTGGAAGTTCATGAATTTCCTGCTGTTGTTCACATGGACAATCTAATGGGGGTGGTTTCTCCAAAGGATTCAGTGGGATCTCCTCCTTGTGAAATCAATGAGATTGAGCTAGATGTTGCGGATAGTGCAGACTTCGACTCAAATAGAAGTATCAAAGCCAAGGAAAATCCTTTAAAGTCTGCAGTACAACTACTAGGTGATGGAGTTTCCCAGGTACAGTCTATTGGAAATCAGGCAGTTAATAACCTTGTGAGCTTTTTGAACATCACTCCTGAAGATTCAGACATGAATGAGCTGTCCTCTGCTGAGGATGAGGCATATGATGAAATGGAGAGCCAGAAGAAGAGGTACGTGTCTCTGGATCGTTCATATTCTCTGCAATCTGACAAGAGTTCAGACGCTACGAGTTTGCAGATTGGAAGGATCTTCCGTTACATATGGTCCCAAATGCGGTCTAACAATGATGTTGTGTGTTACTGTTGCTTTGTGCTTGTGTTCATTTGGAACTTCAGTTTGCTTTCAATGGTGTATTTGGCAGCTCTCTTCTTGTATGCTCTATGTGTGCATACTGGCCCAAGTAGCATCTTCTGGATTATTATGCTAATTTACACGGAAATGTACATTTTAGTTCAGTATCTGTACCAAATTATCATCCAGCACTGCGGGTTAAGTATTGATTCAGACCTCCTCCAGGCATTAGGGTTCCCTGACCCTGCACATAAAATCACATCATCTTTTGTTGTCAATGCAGTGCCTCTTTTTCTGGTCTACTTTTTTACTCTCTTACAGAGCTCTATAACTGCAAAAGATAGTGAATGGATGCCCTCTACAGACTTCATTTCTCGCAGGAGGGATGCTCTCTACAGGAAAGAGGTTCTGGTGAATTATAGTTGGAGTAAGAAGGCACAAGAGCTGCTTcaacaaatgataaatatgGTGAAATTGATAATAAGAAGGTTCTTCAGGTACTGGAAATCACTGACACGGGGAGCAGAATCTCCTCCTTACTTTGTTCAGTTGTCCATGGATGTTAACTTGTGGCCAGAAGATGGGATTCAGCCAGAGAAGATCGAGTCTGGAATAAACCAAGTGCTTAAAATTGTTCATGATGAGCGATGCAAGGAAAAAAACCCTAGCGATTGCCCTTTCGCTAGTAGGGTTAACATTCAGAGCATTGAGAGAAGTCAGGAAAAACCAAACATTGCGTTGGTTGTTTTGGAGGTAGTGTATGCCTCACCTTTGACTGGATGTGCTTCAGCAGAATGGTACAAATCACTTACTCCCGCAGCTGATGTTGCAAAAGAAATTCGTAAAGCACAAAGTCTTGGGCTTTTTGAACAATTGAGATTTCCTTACCCACTACTCTCTATAATTGGGGGAGGCAAAAGAGAAATTGATCTTTATGCCTACATTTTTGGAGCTGATTTGACTGTGTTTTTTCTAGTTGCCATCTTTTACCAATCCATCATAAAACATAATAGTGAGCTTCTTGATGTTTATCAGCTTGAAGACCAGTTTCCCAAGGagtttgtatttatattaatg ATCATCTTCTTTCTGATTGTTCTTGATCGCATAATTTACCTTTGTTCATTCGCCGTAGGAAAAGTGATTTTCTACCTTTTCAACCTCATTCTCTTTACATATTCAGTCATTGAGTATGCTTGGAATATGGAGGCTTCACACCAACGTGCGGGAGAGTTTGCTCTTCGTGCAATATTTCTCGCAAAAGCGGTTTCTTTATCATTACAGGCAATACAGATTCGTTATGGGATTCCTCACAAAAGCACCTTGTATCGGCAGTTCTTGACAAGTGAAGTTTCacgaattaattattttggctATAGATTATACCGTGCCCTACCATTCCTATATGAGTTACGATGTGTACTTGATTGGTCATGCACATCCACATCTTTGACCATGTATGATTGGCTGAAG CTGGAGGACATAAATGCAAGTCTGTACCTTGTCAAATGCGATGCAGTGTTGAATAGAGCTAAGAACAAACAAGGAGAGAAGCAAACGATAATGACCAAATGTTGCAATGGGATATGTTTGTTCTTTGTGTTAATCTGCGTTATCTGGGCTCCGATGCTG ATGTATAGCAGTGGTAATCCAACGAACATTGCAAACCCCATAAAAGATGCAAGTGttcaaattgatattaatacaAGGGGTGGAAAGTTGACATTATATCATACTACTCTCTGTGAAAAAATCCCATGGGATGTGCTCGACTCTGATGTTAATCTTGGTCAAGGGTTTTTGGAGACATACAATACACATGATATTCAGTTGATATGCTGTCAACCAGATGCAAGTGTTTTGTGGCTTGTTCCTGGTTTAGTTCAGACCAGATTCATTCACTCCTTAGGCTGGCACATGGGCATGGATATTAGATTTACTTGGGTACTTACAAGAGATCGACCAAAAGGCAAGGAAGTAGTGAAATATGAAAATCATGTAGATCCTCTTGATCTTCCAAAACCATCAGATGTCATAAGTGTGCTTAATGGTTCTACTAACAGCTTCAgggtgaaaaatatttatccaaGATACTTCCGTGTCACTGCTTCTGGTGATGTCAGACCTTTTGAACAAGAG GTATATGCAGTTAGTGCGGATCTCGTTATGAATCGTGCTGATTCTGAGTGGTGGTCCTTCCATAATATCAATGCATCTGACATAAAAGGTTGTGAAGGTCTTTCAGGACCAATGGCGATTATAGTCTCTGAGGAAACACCACCAC AGGGTATTCTTGGTGACACTCTAAGCAAGTTCAGCATTTGGGGTCTCTACATAACCTTTGTGCTCGCGGTTGGTCGCTTTATCAGACTTCAGTGCTCCGACTTAAGAATGAGAATTCCTTTTGAGAACCTACCTTCTTGTGACAG GTTGATAGCCATATGTGAGGATATATACTCAGCTAGAGCAGAGGGTGAGCATGAAGTTGAGGAGGTCCTTTATTGGACCCTTGTAAAAATTTATCGGTCACCACACATGCTGCTCGAGTTCACAAAGCCAGACTAG